The Polyangiaceae bacterium genome includes a region encoding these proteins:
- the rplL gene encoding 50S ribosomal protein L7/L12, translating into MAEITREQVVDYLSNLPVIQIAELVKELETKWGVSAAPVAVAGAVAAGGGGAAAAEEKTEFDVILADAGPSKINVIKIVRELTGLGLKEAKDLVEGAPKALKEGIGKDEAADIKKKLEEAGAKVEVK; encoded by the coding sequence ATGGCTGAGATTACTCGTGAGCAGGTCGTTGATTACCTTTCCAACCTCCCGGTCATCCAGATCGCGGAGCTCGTGAAGGAGCTCGAGACCAAGTGGGGCGTTTCCGCAGCGCCGGTCGCGGTTGCTGGTGCGGTCGCCGCCGGTGGTGGTGGCGCCGCCGCCGCCGAGGAGAAGACGGAGTTCGACGTCATCCTCGCCGACGCGGGTCCGAGCAAGATCAACGTCATCAAGATCGTCCGCGAGCTCACCGGCCTTGGCCTCAAAGAGGCGAAGGACCTGGTCGAGGGCGCGCCGAAGGCCCTCAAGGAGGGCATCGGCAAGGACGAGGCGGCCGACATCAAGAAGAAGCTCGAAGAAGCCGGCGCAAAGGTCGAGGTCAAGTGA
- a CDS encoding 50S ribosomal protein L10 produces MLRTEKEEAIQVLKDRFSKMTSAVFLDFTGMTVEEVSKLRDAFRAKGVEYKVVKNTLVKQALKSETWSGGLAKALKGMTGVAWSYEEPNAAAKVVKDFKRENEKLQIKAGVLEGQVLDGKSVEDTLATMPGKDEARAMLLAQMIAPAQRFVMLLNAPAREMVGVLAAKQRKDEG; encoded by the coding sequence ATGCTACGCACGGAAAAAGAAGAAGCGATCCAGGTCCTCAAGGATCGATTCTCGAAGATGACCTCCGCGGTGTTCCTCGACTTCACGGGGATGACCGTCGAGGAGGTGAGCAAGCTTCGCGACGCCTTCCGCGCCAAAGGCGTGGAGTACAAGGTCGTCAAGAACACGCTGGTCAAGCAGGCGCTCAAGAGCGAGACCTGGAGCGGCGGCCTGGCCAAGGCCCTGAAGGGCATGACCGGCGTCGCCTGGAGCTACGAAGAGCCGAACGCCGCCGCCAAGGTGGTCAAGGACTTCAAGCGCGAGAACGAGAAGCTCCAGATCAAGGCCGGCGTGCTCGAGGGCCAGGTCCTCGACGGCAAGAGCGTCGAGGACACTCTGGCGACCATGCCCGGCAAGGACGAAGCCAGGGCGATGCTGCTCGCGCAGATGATCGCGCCGGCACAGCGCTTCGTGATGCTGCTCAACGCTCCGGCCCGTGAAATGGTCGGCGTGCTGGCGGCGAAGCAGCGCAAAGACGAGGGCTGA
- a CDS encoding 50S ribosomal protein L1, giving the protein MAKKDSKKRTKALAAFDREKRYSVEQAAGFVKQAAYAKFDESVDVAVRLGVNPKHADQMVRGAIILPHGTGKSVRVLVFAKGEKEKEALAAGADFAGSDELVAKVTEGFMDFDRVIATPDMMGAVGKLGRVLGPRGLMPNPKVGTVTPDVAKAVREAKAGKVEYRVDKAGVVHCRIGRASFDQTKLAENTHALIRELIAKKPSTAKGVYLKSLTLSSTMGPGVRIDPATLVAGEEEH; this is encoded by the coding sequence ATGGCAAAAAAAGACAGCAAGAAGAGAACCAAAGCGCTGGCGGCGTTCGACCGCGAGAAGCGCTACTCGGTCGAGCAGGCCGCAGGGTTCGTCAAGCAGGCCGCCTACGCGAAGTTCGACGAGAGCGTCGACGTCGCGGTGCGCCTGGGCGTGAACCCCAAGCATGCCGATCAAATGGTGCGTGGAGCCATCATCCTCCCGCACGGAACCGGCAAGAGCGTGCGCGTGCTCGTGTTCGCGAAGGGCGAGAAGGAGAAGGAAGCGCTCGCCGCGGGCGCTGACTTCGCCGGCTCGGACGAGCTGGTGGCGAAGGTCACCGAGGGCTTCATGGACTTCGACCGCGTCATCGCCACCCCGGACATGATGGGCGCGGTCGGCAAGCTCGGCCGCGTGCTCGGTCCGCGCGGCCTGATGCCGAATCCCAAGGTCGGCACCGTCACCCCGGACGTGGCCAAGGCCGTGCGCGAGGCGAAGGCCGGCAAGGTGGAGTATCGCGTCGACAAGGCGGGGGTCGTCCACTGCCGCATCGGGCGGGCCTCGTTCGACCAGACCAAGCTGGCCGAGAACACCCACGCGCTGATCCGCGAGCTCATCGCGAAGAAGCCGTCGACTGCCAAGGGCGTCTACCTCAAGAGCCTCACGCTCTCGAGCACCATGGGCCCCGGTGTCCGCATCGACCCGGCCACGCTGGTCGCCGGGGAAGAGGAGCACTGA
- the rplK gene encoding 50S ribosomal protein L11 — translation MAAAKKKISAFIKLQLPAGKANPSPPVGPALGQHGVNIMGFCKDFNSKSAPLGDTIIPVVITVYADRSYSFVMKSPPASVLIKKACGLPSSKKPGSGSKEPNKTKVGKLTWAEVKEIAKTKIQDMNTTDLESAANSIAGTARSMGVDVHK, via the coding sequence ATCAAGCTCCAGCTCCCGGCGGGCAAGGCGAACCCGTCGCCGCCGGTCGGCCCCGCGCTCGGCCAGCACGGCGTCAACATCATGGGGTTCTGCAAGGACTTCAACAGCAAGTCCGCGCCCCTGGGTGACACCATCATCCCGGTCGTCATCACCGTGTACGCGGACCGCTCGTACTCGTTCGTGATGAAGTCGCCGCCGGCCAGCGTGCTGATCAAGAAGGCCTGCGGCCTGCCGAGCTCCAAGAAGCCCGGCTCCGGCTCCAAGGAGCCGAACAAGACCAAGGTCGGCAAGCTCACCTGGGCGGAGGTCAAGGAGATCGCCAAGACCAAGATCCAGGACATGAACACCACCGACCTCGAGTCGGCGGCCAACAGCATCGCGGGCACCGCCCGCAGCATGGGTGTGGACGTCCACAAGTAA